From the genome of Suricata suricatta isolate VVHF042 chromosome 3, meerkat_22Aug2017_6uvM2_HiC, whole genome shotgun sequence, one region includes:
- the LOC115288507 gene encoding antigen-presenting glycoprotein CD1d-like isoform X2, producing the protein MRQCLSLCSLPNPFEIQASVGCTVLPGNTSQSFFQAAFQGEEILSFQGSAWVPAPDAPVWASRASRKLNEDQGTRKTLQSLLNDTCPQFVRDVLEAGKSDLEKQVRPEAWLSRGPSPGPGRLLLVCHVSGFYPKPVRAMWMRGEQEQPGTQRGDLLPHADETWYLRVTLDVAVQEAAGLSCRVRHSSLGGQDLVLYWEETHSSWGLIVMAVMAVLVVSLVIVGFLRCFIKRRCSYRRV; encoded by the exons ATCCCTTTGAGATCCAAGCGTCGGTTGGCTGTACGGTTCTCCCCGGGAACACCTCGCAAAGCTTCTTCCAAGCAGCCTTCCAGGGAGAGGAGATCCTCAGCTTCCAAGGATCCGCCTGGGTGCCCGCCCCGGATGCGCCCGTTTGGGCCAGCAGGGCCTCCAGGAAGCTCAACGAGGACCAGGGCACCCGAAAAACACTGCAGTCGCTCCTCAATGACACCTGCCCCCAGTTTGTCAGAGACGTCCTGGAGGCAGGGAAGTCGGATCTGGAGAAGCAAG TGAGGCCAGAGGCCTGGCTGTCCCGTGGCCCCAGTCCCGGTCCCGGCCGTCTGCTGCTGGTGTGCCACGTCTCCGGCTTCTACCCAAAGCCAGTGAGGGCGATGTGGATGCGGGGTGAGCAGGAGCAGCCGGGCACCCAGCGAGGCGACCTCCTGCCCCATGCTGACGAGACGTGGTACCTCCGGGTGACCCTGGACGTGGCAGTACAGGAGGCAGCCGGCCTGTCCTGCCGAGTGAGACACAGCAGCCTGGGAGGCCAGGACTTGGTCCTCTACTGGG AAGAGACCCACTCCTCCTGGGGGCTGATCGTCATGGCCGTCATGGCCGTGCTGGTGGTGTCCCTTGTGATCGTTGGGTTCCTTCGATGCTTCATCAAGAGGCGCTG CTCCTATCGAAGGGTCTGA